The following proteins are co-located in the Silene latifolia isolate original U9 population chromosome 1, ASM4854445v1, whole genome shotgun sequence genome:
- the LOC141612132 gene encoding putative beta-1,4-xylosyltransferase IRX9H: MSPSPSTSSPRTSSSSGKSSSSSFIIKLRRLFAGEGLSPPSKPSRRNPWRKPFYRCLLCFIIGFLLGVLSFANVDENVYNRDFASDNVNREEISQITVREMPKNDVVLKSEEEINVAPKSLELSMDIDYRPRKLLIVVTPTYNRVLQAYYLNRLGQVLSLVEAPLLWIVVEMEAQSPETAAILRNTGVTYRHLVCRKSLTDVKDRGVQLRNTAVQHIELHRLEGIVYFADEDNVYSIELFEEIRGISRFGTWPVAMLAQGKNKAILEGPVCNGSQVIGWHTNEKSKRLRRFHVDMSGFAFNSTILWDSQRWQRPLLNHVLQLDTVKDFQETALLEQVIAEESQMEGIPDSCGKIMNWHLHLDAHGAKYPRGWMLQKNLDAVLSIN, encoded by the exons ATGTCACCATCTCCATCAACATCTTCACCACGAacttcatcatcatcaggtaaATCTTCAAGCTCAAGCTTTATCATCAAATTACGCCGATTATTCGCCGGCGAAGGATTATCGCCGCCGTCAAAACCTTCCAGACGAAATCCATGGCGTAAACCTTTCTACAGGTGTTTGCTTTGCTTCATTATCGGATTTTTGTTAGGCGTTTTATCGTTCGCTAATGTTGATGAAAATGTTTATAATCGCGATTTCGCTTCCGATAATGTCAATCGAGAGGAAATCAGTCAAATCACTGTGAGAGAAATGCCTAAAAACGACGTTGTTTTGAAGTCGGAGGAGGAAATCAATGTCGCGCCCAAATCGCTTGAATTATCGATGGATATTGATTATAGACCTAGGAAATTGTTGATAGTTGTGACGCCGACGTATAATAGGGTGTTGCAAGCGTATTATTTGAATAGATTAGGGCAAGTTTTGTCACTGGTAGAGGCGCCGTTGTTGTGGATTGTTGTGGAAATGGAAGCTCAGTCGCCGGAAACAGCAGCGATTTTGAGAAACACGGGGGTAACGTATCGACATTTGGTGTGTCGGAAGAGCTTGACGGATGTGAAAGACAGAGGTGTGCAGCTGAGGAATACTGCTGTTCAACATATTGAGCTTCACAGACTTGAGGGCATTGTTTACTTTGCTGACGAAGATAATGTTTATTCAATCGAGCTGTTTGAGGAAATTAGGGGAATTAG TCGTTTTGGCACTTGGCCTGTTGCAATGCTGGCACAAGGTAAAAATAAGGCAATTCTTGAAGGCCCTGTGTGCAATGGGAGTCAAGTAATTGGATggcatacaaatgagaaaagcaAGAGACTTCGAAGATTTCATGTTGATATGTCAGGATTTGCATTTAATAGCACCATTTTGTGGGATTCTCAGAGATGGCAACGTCCGCTTTTGAATCATGTACTGCAGCTGGACACTGTCAAGGATTTTCAG GAGACAGCGTTATTAGAGCAAGTCATCGCAGAAGAAAGTCAAATGGAAGGCATTCCTGACAGTTGTGGGAAGATAATGAACTGGCATCTGCATTTGGATGCTCATGGTGCCAAGTATCCGAGGGGTTGGATGCTTCAGAAGAACCTTGATGCTGTTTTGTCCATTAATTGA
- the LOC141612121 gene encoding putative cytokinin riboside 5'-monophosphate phosphoribohydrolase LOGL10, whose product MENKLEKQISMKKSLATSSRFKRICVFCGSSPGKNPSYQLAALQLANQLVERKIDLVYGGGSIGLMGLVSQAVYNGGRHVLGVIPKSLMPKEITGETIGEVRPVSGMHQRKAEMARQADAFIALPGGYGTLEELLEVITWAQLGIHEKPVGLLNVDGYYNSLLSFIDKTVDEGFVTPAARNIIVSAPTAHELMSKLEEYIPKHYGAPRLSWEMEQQLGFGTAKSEISR is encoded by the exons ATGGAAAACAAACTAGAAAAGCAAATTAGTATGAAGAAGAGTTTAGCAACAAGTTCTAGATTTAAGAGAATTTGTGTGTTTTGTGGTAGTAGTCCTGGCAAGAATCCTAGCTACCAGCTTGCTGCTCTTCAACTTGCTAATCAACTG GTGGAAAGGAAAATAGACTTGGTATATGGAGGAGGAAGCATTGGATTGATGGGTTTGGTCTCTCAAGCTGTCTACAATGGTGGTCGTCATGTCTTGGG AGTGATACCGAAGTCCCTTATGCCTAAAGAG ATAACGGGAGAGACGATAGGGGAAGTGAGGCCGGTGTCGGGTATGCATCAAAGAAAAGCAGAAATGGCACGTCAAGCTGATGCTTTCATTGCTTTACCTG GAGGCTATGGAACACTAGAAGAATTACTGGAAGTGATAACTTGGGCTCAACTCGGAATTCATGAAAAGCCG GTAGGATTGTTGAATGTGGATGGATACTACAACTCATTGTTGTCCTTCATAGACAAGACTGTTGACGAAGGTTTTGTAACCCCAGCTGCCCGTAACATTATTGTATCTGCCCCAACTGCCCATGAACTCATGTCTAAACTTGAG GAGTATATTCCAAAGCATTATGGGGCCCCACGCCTGAGCTGGGAGATGGAGCAACAGCTTGGATTTGGTACGGCCAAGTCAGAAATCTCTCGTTGA